A single region of the Branchiostoma lanceolatum isolate klBraLanc5 chromosome 1, klBraLanc5.hap2, whole genome shotgun sequence genome encodes:
- the LOC136431451 gene encoding N(G),N(G)-dimethylarginine dimethylaminohydrolase 1-like isoform X1, translating to MLQRFSFFRFHQLRHQYSKMSSANFGTYKRAIVRQIPDSIRDHSEAHEDRGFQGLPIYAPINLEKARQEHEVYTQTLRDLGLEVTVVPADESTPDCPFVEDICVVVGNKALLTRPQGAARRKEVDTIEKVLTDLGLEVHRIRNKRATLEGGDVVFTGHEFFVGDSACSNPKGHKILAETFPEYPVLSIPLDPPKFHLKGVICMAAPGVLAVGESKWGVRAWKKIQKHAKFTYEPLWLPDKVFADHTCDVIFFNGNLVHCRTQEGAESVKRFADRFPDVNRVELTIGELEKVDAGLTCCSVLLP from the exons ATGTTACAACGCTTCAGCTTTTTCCGCTTTCACCAGTTACGTCACCAATATTCAAAGATGTCTTCAGCCAACTTCGGAACCTACAAACGAGCCATCGTTCGTCAGATTCCCGACTCCATTCGGGACCACTCGGAGGCCCACGAAGATCGTGGGTTCCAAGGCCTTCCCATCTACGCGCCAATCAACTTGGAGAAAGCGCGCCAAGAGCACGAGGTGTACACGCAGACCCTGCGGGACCTGGGACTGGAGGTCACCGTTGTGCCGGCGGATGAGTCCACCCCCGACTGCCCCTTCGTGGAAGACATCTGTGTAGTGGTCGGCAACAAGGCACTTCTGACCCGACCGCAGGGTGCAGCGCGAAGGAAGGAG GTCGACACCATAGAGAAGGTACTCACAGACCTTGGACTGGAGGTACACAGGATCCGGAACAAAAGGGCGACGTTAGAGGGCGGCGACGTTGTTTTCACTG GACACGAGTTCTTCGTCGGTGATTCTGCGTGCTCCAACCCTAAGGGCCACAAGATCCTCGCCGAGACGTTTCCGGAGTATCCCGTGCTCTCTATCCCACTAGACCCGCCCAAATTCCACCTGAAGGGGGTCATCTGCATGGCTGCACCGGGAGTCCTGGCCGTAGGAGAGAGCAAGTGGGGGGTTCGCGCCTGGAAG AAAATTCAGAAGCATGCCAAGTTCACTTATGAACCCCTGTGGCTGCCTGACAAAGTCTTCGCCGACCATACATGTGACGTCATCTTTTTCAACGGAAACCTCGTCCACTGCAGAACTCAAGAAGGCGCTGAAAGCGTGAAG AGGTTTGCGGACAGGTTCCCTGACGTTAACCGTGTGGAGCTGACCATTGGCGAGCTGGAGAAAGTTGATGCTGGCTTGACCTGCTGCTCTGTCCTACTTCCGTGA
- the LOC136431451 gene encoding N(G),N(G)-dimethylarginine dimethylaminohydrolase 1-like isoform X2 produces the protein MSSANFGTYKRAIVRQIPDSIRDHSEAHEDRGFQGLPIYAPINLEKARQEHEVYTQTLRDLGLEVTVVPADESTPDCPFVEDICVVVGNKALLTRPQGAARRKEVDTIEKVLTDLGLEVHRIRNKRATLEGGDVVFTGHEFFVGDSACSNPKGHKILAETFPEYPVLSIPLDPPKFHLKGVICMAAPGVLAVGESKWGVRAWKKIQKHAKFTYEPLWLPDKVFADHTCDVIFFNGNLVHCRTQEGAESVKRFADRFPDVNRVELTIGELEKVDAGLTCCSVLLP, from the exons ATGTCTTCAGCCAACTTCGGAACCTACAAACGAGCCATCGTTCGTCAGATTCCCGACTCCATTCGGGACCACTCGGAGGCCCACGAAGATCGTGGGTTCCAAGGCCTTCCCATCTACGCGCCAATCAACTTGGAGAAAGCGCGCCAAGAGCACGAGGTGTACACGCAGACCCTGCGGGACCTGGGACTGGAGGTCACCGTTGTGCCGGCGGATGAGTCCACCCCCGACTGCCCCTTCGTGGAAGACATCTGTGTAGTGGTCGGCAACAAGGCACTTCTGACCCGACCGCAGGGTGCAGCGCGAAGGAAGGAG GTCGACACCATAGAGAAGGTACTCACAGACCTTGGACTGGAGGTACACAGGATCCGGAACAAAAGGGCGACGTTAGAGGGCGGCGACGTTGTTTTCACTG GACACGAGTTCTTCGTCGGTGATTCTGCGTGCTCCAACCCTAAGGGCCACAAGATCCTCGCCGAGACGTTTCCGGAGTATCCCGTGCTCTCTATCCCACTAGACCCGCCCAAATTCCACCTGAAGGGGGTCATCTGCATGGCTGCACCGGGAGTCCTGGCCGTAGGAGAGAGCAAGTGGGGGGTTCGCGCCTGGAAG AAAATTCAGAAGCATGCCAAGTTCACTTATGAACCCCTGTGGCTGCCTGACAAAGTCTTCGCCGACCATACATGTGACGTCATCTTTTTCAACGGAAACCTCGTCCACTGCAGAACTCAAGAAGGCGCTGAAAGCGTGAAG AGGTTTGCGGACAGGTTCCCTGACGTTAACCGTGTGGAGCTGACCATTGGCGAGCTGGAGAAAGTTGATGCTGGCTTGACCTGCTGCTCTGTCCTACTTCCGTGA
- the LOC136431423 gene encoding toll-like receptor 4, translating to MWLTACLSLSLFLSEVILSAGNSDNPHGCEIWTPTEVKCVGKNVYSDLRDVPPDLPASILRLNLRDNWIQKLHRKTFNALKNLQYLDLSGNSIEYIENGTFASVTNLRTLNLSRNGLGDSQWHNITSRSSLPCLETLILWANRLQRLNSRLFKGLHNLTLLDISLNAIIVGECAFCEHQRLQRLTMKGNEISALPNRLFHPQSEIQLLDLSNNRLSDDNLEKEEMWSGLARLRTLNVRLNSFSIPKFGMPFKNLTSLNSINMNSNEIQQFRFQNVVPLLNVPVHELVLSDNPISIFEEGILLRLRHLKTLDLSQTSIPSSELQKILPELQHTRIQKLKLGPVPGNFVIENTTFGRLPGLEELSIYGSDLSVLKAEVLRHSNNLTDLDLNKNNITFIDERAFIGLKSLEKLQLQHNNIRNLPDKVFDPLPALTYLDLSSNNLNIIPPTLFRRLLNLQILYLINNGIVHIDNTTFVGLNALAHLDISYNRLTTARNVVGPSVKTIYLAGNEIAFLKANEFSGLENLVSLSLYDNNISTIEPGVRAFQGLRKLEKLNLSSNRIAAITSKMFEGLENVTNLDLSSNILLGEIEPYGFYGLRRLKRLEISSSLSTISSYAFTGLDSLVFLDLGHNQIVNVGRHAFDGMPNLKIFSLIHNKLTVFEEETFGRVVRQASRIQFEENPFYCDCRLIWFSEWARKNPDKAYFFDSYTCAGPPEYAGTRLSNFYINCTNDAFKPNRPLACTLSSSAILFYMFAVFLISYHHWKIKYLMFLLRRRNEDDEPMRGRRFVYDAFVAHNSQDIRWVVHELCHNLENVQDQPRYKLCIHQRNFLPGAPIVNNIVKAIETSRKTICVLTRSFLRSGWCEFELQLAQTPDNLFGKGGSCRLILIFLERIPRPLLKKYRHLEAVMDRDTYLEWPGDARGRPLFWRRLRAALGKPVNVEQAGDGGMGDEDDELEPLLRM from the coding sequence ATGTGGCTTACGGCCTGTCTGAGCTTGTCGTTGTTCCTATCAGAGGTGATCCTATCTGCTGGAAATTCGGACAATCCACACGGATGTGAAATATGGACTCCAACGGAGGTTAAATGCGTGGGTAAGAACGTGTACAGTGACCTCAGAGATGTCCCGCCAGATCTGCCTGCGTCCATTCTCCGCCTAAATCTACGTGACAACTGGATACAAAAACTCCACAGAAAAACTTTCAATGCTCTGAAGAACTTGCAGTACTTGGATTTGAGTGGAAACAGTATCGAGTATATAGAAAATGGAACATTTGCCTCTGTGACAAATTTGCGGACTCTGAACTTATCACGAAATGGCCTAGGAGACTCTCAGTGGCACAACATAACCTCACGATCGTCTCTTCCCTGTCTAGAAACCCTCATCCTTTGGGCCAACCGTCTACAGCGCTTGAACAGCCGTTTGTTTAAGGGCCTGCACAACCTGACCTTGTTGGACATTAGCTTAAACGCCATTATTGTCGGAGAGTGTGCATTTTGTGAACATCAAAGACTACAAAGGCTCACCATGAAAGGTAATGAGATAAGTGCCCTCCCCAACAGGCTTTTTCATCCTcagtcagaaatacagttattGGACCTGTCGAACAATAGGCTTTCTGATGATAACTTAGAAAAGGAAGAAATGTGGTCAGGACTAGCTAGACTGCGAACACTGAACGTAAGACTAAACTCCTTCTCCATTCCTAAATTTGGAATGCCCTTTAAAAACCTAACATCCCTAAACAGCATTAATATGAACAGCAACGAAATACAGCAGTTCCGCTTTCAAAACGTAGTTCCTCTATTGAATGTACCCGTCCATGAGTTAGTTTTGAGTGACAATCCGATTTCTATATTTGAAGAAGGCATTTTGTTACGGCTACGACATTTGAAAACATTAGATCTTAGCCAAACGTCTATTCCGTCTTCAGAATTGCAAAAGATATTACCAGAATTACAGCATACAAGGATACAAAAGCTAAAATTGGGACCAGTCCCAGGTAACTTTGTCATAGAAAACACAACTTTTGGACGACTGCCAGGTTTAGAGGAACTAAGTATTTACGGCTCAGACTTGAGTGTGTTAAAAGCAGAAGTCTTACGACATTCAAACAACCTAACGGACTTGGACCTGAACAAGAATAATATTACTTTCATTGATGAGCGTGCATTTATAGGATTAAAAAGCCTAGAAAAGCTACAGCTGCAACATAACAATATCCGGAATTTGCCAGACAAAGTTTTCGACCCCCTACCTGCCCTTACCTATTTGGATTTGAGCTCAAATAATTTGAACATCATTCCGCCTACACTTTTCAGAAGACTCCTTAATCTTCAAATCCTATATCTTATTAATAACGGCATCGTCCACATTGATAACACAACTTTCGTAGGTCTGAATGCTCTGGCCCATCTTGATATATCCTACAATCGCCTTACAACGGCGAGAAATGTTGTAGGACCGAGTGTCAAGACTATCTATTTGGCTGGAAATGAAATAGCATTTCTAAAGGCAAATGAATTCTCAGGTCTTGAGAACTTAGTGTCTTTGTCCCTATATGATAACAACATCAGCACAATTGAACCTGGAGTTCGTGCTTTCCAGGGTCTAAGAAAATTAGAGAAACTTAATCTGAGTAGCAACAGAATAGCCGCAATTACGAGTAAGATGTTTGAAGGCCTTGAGAATGTGACAAATTTGGATCTTAGTTCAAACATTTTACTAGGAGAAATTGAACCGTATGGTTTCTATGGTTTGCGAAGATTGAAGAGGCTTGAAATTAGCTCCTCGTTGAGCACAATTTCGTCATACGCTTTCACTGGCCTGGATAGTTTAGTTTTCTTAGACCTCGGTCATAACCAAATTGTCAACGTAGGAAGACATGCCTTTGACGGTATGCCTAACTTAAAGATATTTAGCTTGATTCATAATAAACTCACCGTCTTCGAAGAGGAGACTTTTGGGCGCGTCGTTCGGCAAGCTTCTCGTATTCAGTTTGAAGAGAATCCGTTCTACTGTGATTGTAGGCTTATTTGGTTTTCGGAATGGGCGAGGAAGAACCCAGATAAAGCATACTTCTTCGATTCGTACACTTGTGCCGGGCCCCCAGAATACGCGGGCACACGTTTGTCAAACTTCTACATCAACTGTACAAACGACGCATTTAAGCCTAACAGGCCACTAGCCTGCACATTGTCGTCTTCAGCAATTCTGTTCTATATGTTTGCAGTGTTCCTGATCAGCTATCACCATTGGAAGATTAAATACCTAATGTTTTTGCTAAGACGTAGAAATGAGGACGATGAACCAATGAGAGGCCGTAGGTTTGTGTACGATGCCTTCGTAGCACATAACAGCCAGGACATTAGGTGGGTGGTGCACGAACTCTGCCACAACTTAGAAAATGTCCAAGACCAACCCAGATACAAACTCTGTATCCATCAGAGAAACTTCTTACCAGGTGCCCCCATTGTAAACAACATCGTCAAAGCTATCGAAACCAGCCGGAAAACCATCTGCGTGTTGACCAGGAGCTTCCTGCGGAGCGGCTGGTGTGAGTTCGAGCTGCAGCTGGCTCAGACTCCGGACAACTTGTTCGGCAAGGGCGGCAGTTGTCGACTGATTCTCATCTTCTTGGAGAGGATTCCTCGACCGCTGCTGAAGAAGTACAGACACTTGGAGGCCGTGATGGACCGGGACACGTACCTGGAGTGGCCGGGGGATGCGCGGGGCAGGCCGCTGTTCTGGAGACGCTTGCGGGCCGCCTTGGGGAAACCCGTGAACGTTGAACAGGCGGGAGATGGTGGAATGGGAGACGAAGACGACGAACTTGAACCGTTGTTAAGAATGTAA
- the LOC136431417 gene encoding toll-like receptor 13 has protein sequence MTVRLVAIFCLSAWFLSGALSARNGVNPYGCQVWSPTEVKCAHTIFLKDVPQDLPSSILRLDLQGNEITQLHRQPLNALKHLLYLDLSWNRLEYAENGTFDSMTNLRILNLSRNGLGDSQWSNISSSLPGSLQTLILSGNRLQDLNGLYFMGLHKLTVLDLRSNAIIVGECAFCGQQRLQRLDMTGNEISTLPNRLFHPQSEIEILDLSNNRLSDDVLEKEDLWSGLGKLRTLNLRQNYFSIPKFAQSFRHMTSLHNIYMYINKIRQFLFQNLAPLLNAPIHEFALGYNPISIFDEGILLRLRHLKTLDLRQTSIPSSELQKILPELQNTKIRKLELGTAPGNFAIDNTTFGQLPGLEELGIYGSDLTVLKAEVLRHSKNLTDLDFNGNNVTIIDENAFTGLESLEKLQLQRNSIQTLPNKVFDPLFALTYLDLSSNSLNTISPALFKGLLNLQWLDLSSNGITKIDNTSFIGLSSLTHLDLSYNRLTTAGLPVVGPSVKSIDLKANQIEILKANEFLGFENLGSLCLESNNIRTIEPHAFQGLGKLEKLDLGGNKLRTVTGRMFEGLENVTELHFDSNTLLEIEIEPYGFYGLRRLKRLEIGFTLRAIPSYAFVGLDSLTFLDLSHNQIAKVGRHAFDGLPNMKIFLFVKNKITVFEEETFGRVVRQASRIQFEQNPFYCDCRLLWFVEWARKNPDKLHFFTFGWYKCAGPPEYADTRLVNFYINCTSPEDNVFQPNRPLACALSSSAILFYMFAVFLVSYHHWKVKYLMFLLRRRNEDDEPMRGRRFVYDAFVAHNSEDIRWVVHELCHNLENVQDQPRYKLCIHQRNFLPGAPIVNNIVKAIETSRKTICVLTRSFLRSGWCEFELQLAQTPDNLFGKGGSCRLILVFLERIPRPLLKKYKHLEAVMDRDTYLEWPGEARGRPLFWRRLRAALGKPVTVEQGGDRGLRDDENHELVPLLRV, from the coding sequence ATGACTGTTAGGCTTGTCGccattttctgtctgtctgcgtgGTTCCTGTCGGGAGCACTATCTGCGAGAAATGGGGTTAATCCATACGGATGTCAGGTATGGAGTCCAACTGAGGTTAAATGCGCGCATACAATCTTCCTCAAAGATGTCCCACAAGACCTTCCTTCGTCCATTCTGCGATTGGACCTACAAGGCAACGAGATAACACAACTCCACAGACAGCCCCTAAATGCTCTGAAGCACTTGCTGTACTTGGATTTGAGTTGGAACCGTCTCGAGTACGCAGAAAACGGAACATTTGACTCGATGACAAATTTACGGATTCTGAACTTATCCAGAAATGGTCTAGGAGACTCCCAGTGGTCCAACATAAGCTCGTCTCTTCCCGGCTCTCTACAAACTCTCATCCTTTCGGGAAACCGTCTGCAGGACTTGAATGGATTGTATTTCATGGGTTTACACAAGCTGACCGTCTTGGACCTTAGGTCTAATGCCATAATTGTCGGAGAGTGTGCGTTTTGTGGACAGCAAAGACTACAAAGACTCGACATGACCGGCAACGAGATAAGTACCCTCCCCAACAGGCTTTTTCATCCTCAATCAGAAATAGAGATATTGGACCTGTCGAACAATAGGCTTTCTGATGATGTGTTAGAGAAAGAGGATCTCTGGTCGGGGCTAGGGAAACTACGAACACTGAACCTTAGACAAAACTACTTCTCCATTCCTAAATTTGCACAGTCCTTTAGACACATGACGTCCCTTcacaacatttacatgtacatcaacaaaATTCGGCAGTTCCTCTTTCAAAACTTGGCTCCTCTGTTAAACGCACCGATCCATGAGTTCGCTTTGGGTTACAATCCGATTTCAATATTTGATGAGGGCATCCTGCTACGGCTACGGCATTTGAAAACATTAGATCTTCGCCAAACGTCAATTCCGTCTTCAGAATTGCAAAAGATATTACCAGAATTGCAGAATACAAAGATACGAAAGCTAGAATTGGGAACAGCCCCAGGCAACTTTGCCATAGATAACACAACTTTTGGACAACTGCCAGGTTTAGAGGAACTTGGTATTTATGGCTCAGACTTGACTGTGTTAAAAGCAGAAGTCTTACGGCATTCAAAAAACCTTACTGACCTAGATTTCAATGGCAATAATGTCACtatcattgatgaaaatgcatttacaggATTAGAAAGCTTAGAAAAACTACAGCTGCAACGGAACAGTATCCAGACTTTGCCAAACAAAGTTTTTGACCCTCTGTTTGCCCTTACTTATCTGGATTTGAGCTCAAATAGTTTGAACACCATTTCGCCTGCACTTTTTAAAGGGCTCCTAAATCTCCAGTGGCTAGATCTCTCTAGTAATGGTATTACCAAAATTGATAACACTTCTTTCATAGGGCTAAGTTCTCTAACCCATCTCGATTTATCCTACAATCGGCTTACCACAGCTGGACTGCCTGTTGTAGGGCCGAGCGTCAAGTCTATTGATTTGAAGGCAAATCAAATTGAAATTCTAAAAGCAAATGAATTCTTAGGTTTTGAGAACTTAGGCTCGTTGTGCCTAGAAAGTAACAATATCAGAACAATTGAACCTCATGCATTCCAAGGTCTAGGAAAATTAGAGAAACTTGATCTAGGTGGCAATAAACTTAGAACGGTGACAGGTAGGATGTTTGAAGGCCTTGAAAATGTGACGGAGTTGCATTTTGATTCAAACACTCtacttgaaattgaaattgaaccGTATGGTTTCTATGGTTTAAGGCGTTTAAAAAGGCTTGAAATTGGTTTCACATTGAGAGCAATTCCGTCATACGCTTTTGTGGGCCTAGATAGTCTAACTTTCTTGGACCTCAGTCATAACCAGATTGCTAAAGTAGGAAGGCATGCATTCGACGGTCTACCTAAcatgaaaatatttcttttcgtaaaaaataaaatcaccgTCTTCGAAGAGGAGACATTTGGACGCGTCGTTCGGCAAGCTTCTCGTATTCAGTTTGAACAGAATCCGTTCTATTGTGATTGTAGACTTCTTTGGTTTGTGGAATGGGCGAGAAAGAACCCTGATAAACTCCATTTCTTTACTTTCGGCTGGTACAAGTGTGCTGGACCTCCAGAGTACGCGGACACGAGATTAGTTAACTTTTACATCAACTGTACGTCGCCCGAGGACAACGTATTTCAGCCTAACAGGCCACTAGCCTGTGCATTATCCTCCTCAGCAATTCTGTTCtacatgtttgcagtgtttctgGTCAGCTATCACCACTGGAAGGTTAAATACTTAATGTTTTTGCTTAGACGTAGAAATGAGGATGATGAACCAATGAGAGGCCGTAGATTTGTGTACGATGCCTTCGTAGCACATAACAGTGAGGACATTAGGTGGGTGGTGCACGAACTTTGCCACAACTTGGAAAATGTCCAAGACCAACCCAGATACAAACTCTGTATCCACCAGAGAAACTTCTTACCCGGTGCCCCCATTGTAAACAACATCGTCAAAGCCATCGAAACCAGCCGGAAAACCATCTGTGTGTTGACCAGGAGCTTCCTGCGGAGCGGCTGGTGTGAGTTCGAGCTGCAGCTGGCTCAGACTCCGGACAACTTGTTCGGCAAGGGCGGCAGTTGTCGACTGATTCTCGTCTTCTTGGAGAGGATTCCTCGGCCGCTGCTGAAGAAGTACAAACACTTGGAGGCCGTGATGGACCGGGACACGTACCTGGAGTGGCCTGGGGAAGCGCGGGGCAGGCCGCTGTTCTGGAGACGCCTGCGGGCCGCCTTGGGGAAACCCGTGACCGTTGAACAGGGTGGAGACCGTGGATTGAGAGACGACGAAAACCACGAGCTGGTACCGTTGTTAAGGGTGTGA
- the LOC136427470 gene encoding TLR4 interactor with leucine rich repeats-like has translation MDMYSLQDVPPDLPASILRLDLQGSWIKELHRQPFDALKNLQYLDLRGNRIEYIENGTFASVINLRTLNLSRNGLGDSQWSNISSSLPSLQTLILSDNRLQQLNGLSFSDLRNLTFLDLSSNAIIVGECALCGQQRLQRLDLTDNEISTLPNRLFHPQSEIEILDLSNNRLQDDVLEKEELWSGLARLRKLDRNFLPGAPIVNNIVKAIETSRKTIYVLTRSFLRSGWCEFELQLAQTPDNLFGKGGSCRLILVFLERIPRPLLKKYKHLEAVMDRDTYLEWGPPWGNP, from the exons ATGGATATGTACAGCCTCCAAGATGTCCCGCCAGACCTGCCTGCGTCCATTCTGCGATTGGATCTACAAGGCAGTTGGATAAAAGAACTCCACAGACAGCCATTCGATGCTCTAAAGAACTTGCAGTACTTGGATTTGAGAGGGAACCGTATCGAGTACATAGAAAACGGAACATTTGCCTCGGTGATAAATTTGCGGACTCTGAACCTATCAAGAAATGGTCTAGGAGATTCCCAGTGGTCCAACATAAGCTCGTCTCTTCCCTCTCTACAAACTCTCATCCTTTCGGACAACCGTCTACAGCAACTCAATGGATTGTCGTTCAGTGATCTACGCAACCTGACTTTCTTGGACCTTAGCTCTAATGCCATCATTGTCGGAGAGTGTGCGTTATGTGGACAGCAAAGACTACAAAGGCTCGACTTGACCGATAACGAGATAAGTACCCTCCCCAACAGGCTTTTTCATCCTCAGTCAGAAATAGAGATATTGGACCTTTCGAACAATAGGCTTCAAGATGATGTGCTAGAAAAGGAGGAACTCTGGTCAGGACTAGCAAGACTACGAAAACTGGAT AGAAACTTCTTACCCGGTGCCCCCATTGTAAACAACATCGTCAAAGCCATCGAAACCAGCCGGAAAACCATCTACGTGTTGACCAGGAGCTTCCTGCGGAGCGGCTGGTGTGAGTTCGAGCTGCAGCTGGCTCAGACTCCGGACAACTTGTTCGGCAAGGGCGGCAGTTGTCGACTGATTCTCGTCTTCTTGGAGAGGATTCCTCGGCCGCTGCTGAAGAAGTACAAACACTTGGAGGCCGTGATGGATCGGGACACGTACCTGGAGTGGGGGCCGCCTTGGGGAAACCCGTGA